One Streptomyces sp. R28 DNA window includes the following coding sequences:
- a CDS encoding S8 family serine peptidase has translation MSAHAGTENRSATTGTYVVKLTDAPVAAYEGGLRGLKRTMPASGKRLDTASSASREYVSRLDARRDRVLDAVPGARKLYDYDYTFSGFAAKLTAGQAAELARTPGVVSVTKSAVTRPEPAPAPALAPAPGPASAPEPAPAPGPAPEADSGRAAVGKGTAPRSSASGRAEAAPASPPDIPRFLGLSGKKGLWSKLGGPRHAGEGMIVGVIDPFDPKNPMLAALPEPRPDAAVIAKKWHGTCDKGDPRDPAHQVTCNNKVIGAAYFRAELADPQPVDVPSPLDMHSHGTHIGTTIAGDYDTPVSIPGTNVRGRLSGLAPQARLAFYKTCWSSGCGEADNLAAIDRAVADGVDVISFSIGGGLTGPANREAMFNAAKAGVFVAAGAGNDGPDTVENTSPWVTTVAAESHDTDYQATLVLGNGRRITGPAFSEGVPKAPLVYAANAALPGAEEAAHCAPHALDPDRVRGKIVICDRGGSAAFEYQDRLDELKKAGAVAMVLANTPTSSQDVFAEPAFPTFVLGPRDGKAVKDYAAVKGATARFTATVSTRVEAPSVAPFSSSGPDPASGGDLLKPDIAAPGQLIAAGTVPGGVAGYKGSFGFWEGTSMATPHIAGLATLLKQLHPGWSPMEIKSALMTTATTADNEGRPIARQTDTAGKTVLATPLDYGAGSPRATRAADPGLVYDSTSADWTAYLCAVGVEPPTAGACATAPQTDPSDLNYPTISVGDVFIRQTVTRTVTNVSSQTATYRAALRTPPGFRAEVTPRTLTVAPGAKATYKVAFTRTDAAYGSWRFGTLTWSDAHSAHRVKSQISLRAARLDAPDEVPVTGGKTRVALSTRIGWTGTLTATTTGLYAGEKHTGTLTGVDKEGHAASPPSESGAIKKVRVHVPRDTRLARVAVFSSDHLRGSDLDLFVYDKDGKQVSPSPVEGSDEHADLPPGDYDAYVVQYALPEGTRSQRFTLWTWQLGKSAPDVPATVTPASQQVGTDNRARVTVTWQGAEEGRRYLGLVEYGDGSTGVGHTALTVTP, from the coding sequence ATGTCGGCACACGCCGGCACCGAGAACCGCAGTGCCACCACCGGCACTTACGTGGTGAAGCTGACCGACGCCCCGGTCGCCGCGTACGAGGGCGGCCTGCGCGGCCTGAAGCGGACCATGCCTGCTTCCGGGAAGCGTCTCGACACCGCCTCGTCCGCGTCCAGGGAGTACGTGAGCCGTCTGGACGCCCGCAGGGACCGGGTGCTGGACGCTGTCCCGGGCGCCAGGAAGCTCTACGACTACGACTACACGTTCAGCGGTTTCGCCGCGAAGCTCACGGCCGGACAGGCAGCCGAGTTGGCCCGGACGCCGGGTGTGGTGTCGGTGACGAAGTCCGCCGTCACCAGGCCGGAGCCCGCACCCGCACCCGCTCTCGCGCCCGCACCCGGACCCGCCTCCGCGCCCGAACCGGCCCCGGCACCCGGACCCGCCCCCGAGGCGGACAGCGGGCGAGCCGCCGTCGGCAAGGGGACCGCACCGAGGTCCTCCGCGTCCGGCCGCGCCGAGGCCGCCCCGGCGTCCCCGCCCGACATCCCCCGTTTCCTCGGCCTGTCCGGCAAGAAGGGCCTCTGGTCGAAGCTGGGCGGTCCGCGGCACGCCGGTGAGGGCATGATCGTCGGCGTCATCGATCCCTTCGACCCGAAGAACCCGATGCTGGCCGCGCTGCCGGAGCCGCGCCCCGACGCGGCGGTCATCGCCAAGAAGTGGCACGGCACCTGCGACAAGGGCGACCCCCGCGACCCCGCCCACCAGGTCACCTGCAACAACAAGGTGATCGGCGCCGCCTACTTCCGCGCCGAGCTGGCCGACCCCCAGCCGGTCGACGTGCCCTCGCCCCTCGACATGCACAGCCACGGCACCCACATCGGCACCACGATCGCCGGCGACTACGACACCCCCGTGTCGATCCCCGGCACCAACGTCCGCGGCAGGCTCAGCGGGCTGGCCCCGCAGGCCCGGCTGGCCTTCTACAAGACGTGCTGGAGCTCCGGCTGCGGCGAGGCGGACAACCTGGCCGCGATCGACCGTGCCGTGGCCGACGGCGTGGACGTCATCAGCTTCTCCATCGGCGGCGGACTGACCGGTCCGGCGAACCGGGAGGCCATGTTCAACGCCGCGAAGGCCGGCGTGTTCGTCGCCGCCGGGGCCGGCAACGACGGCCCGGACACGGTGGAGAACACCTCGCCCTGGGTCACCACGGTCGCCGCGGAGAGCCACGACACGGACTACCAGGCGACGTTGGTCCTCGGCAACGGGCGGCGCATCACCGGCCCCGCCTTCAGCGAGGGCGTCCCGAAGGCCCCGCTGGTCTATGCCGCGAACGCAGCCCTTCCGGGCGCCGAGGAGGCCGCGCACTGCGCGCCGCACGCACTCGACCCGGACCGGGTGAGAGGCAAGATCGTCATCTGCGACCGGGGCGGCAGCGCCGCGTTCGAGTACCAGGACAGGCTGGACGAGCTGAAGAAGGCCGGTGCGGTGGCCATGGTCCTGGCCAACACCCCCACCAGCTCCCAGGACGTCTTCGCCGAGCCGGCTTTCCCCACGTTCGTGCTGGGTCCGCGGGACGGAAAGGCCGTCAAGGACTACGCCGCCGTCAAGGGGGCCACCGCACGCTTCACCGCCACCGTCAGCACCCGCGTCGAGGCCCCTTCCGTCGCCCCCTTCTCCTCCTCGGGCCCCGACCCGGCCTCCGGCGGCGACCTGCTCAAGCCCGACATCGCCGCACCGGGGCAGCTGATCGCCGCGGGCACCGTGCCCGGTGGCGTCGCCGGGTACAAGGGGTCGTTCGGCTTCTGGGAGGGCACGTCGATGGCGACCCCGCACATCGCCGGCCTCGCCACGCTGCTGAAGCAGCTGCATCCCGGCTGGTCGCCGATGGAGATCAAGTCGGCGCTGATGACCACGGCCACGACGGCCGACAACGAGGGCAGGCCGATCGCCCGGCAGACCGACACCGCGGGCAAGACGGTTCTCGCGACACCGCTCGACTACGGTGCCGGCTCGCCCCGGGCCACCCGGGCCGCTGATCCCGGCCTGGTCTACGACTCGACCTCCGCGGACTGGACGGCGTACCTCTGCGCGGTGGGCGTCGAGCCGCCGACGGCGGGCGCCTGCGCGACAGCCCCGCAGACCGACCCCAGCGACCTCAACTACCCGACCATCTCCGTCGGTGACGTCTTCATCCGGCAGACGGTGACCCGCACGGTCACCAACGTCTCCTCGCAGACGGCCACCTATCGGGCCGCGCTCCGGACCCCGCCGGGCTTCAGGGCCGAGGTCACCCCGAGGACGCTGACCGTGGCGCCGGGCGCGAAAGCGACGTACAAGGTCGCCTTCACCCGCACCGACGCCGCCTACGGCTCCTGGCGGTTCGGCACCCTCACCTGGAGCGACGCCCACAGCGCCCACCGGGTCAAAAGCCAGATCTCCCTGCGGGCCGCGCGTCTCGACGCACCGGACGAGGTGCCGGTGACCGGTGGGAAGACAAGGGTCGCGCTCTCCACGCGCATCGGCTGGACAGGAACGCTGACGGCCACGACCACGGGCCTGTACGCCGGGGAGAAGCACACCGGCACGCTCACGGGCGTGGACAAGGAGGGCCACGCCGCGTCGCCGCCGAGCGAGTCGGGGGCGATCAAGAAGGTCCGCGTCCACGTACCGCGGGACACCCGGCTCGCCCGGGTGGCGGTCTTCTCCTCCGACCACCTCCGCGGCAGTGACCTCGACCTGTTCGTGTACGACAAGGACGGCAAGCAGGTCAGCCCGAGCCCGGTGGAGGGCTCGGACGAACACGCCGACCTGCCTCCGGGCGACTACGACGCCTACGTCGTCCAGTACGCCCTCCCCGAAGGCACCCGCAGCCAGCGGTTCACCTTGTGGACCTGGCAGCTGGGCAAGTCCGCCCCCGACGTCCCCGCCACCGTCACCCCCGCCTCCCAGCAGGTCGGCACCGACAACCGCGCCCGGGTCACGGTGACCTGGCAGGGCGCGGAAGAGGGCCGCAGGTACCTCGGCCTCGTCGAGTACGGCGACGGTTCGACGGGCGTGGGCCACACGGCGCTGACGGTCACGCCGTAG